In the genome of Magnolia sinica isolate HGM2019 chromosome 2, MsV1, whole genome shotgun sequence, one region contains:
- the LOC131229396 gene encoding RNA-binding KH domain-containing protein RCF3-like isoform X2 yields the protein MEEIRAHEVKAYCSQPHHEIRKQACSDQRRNIACRMSGATVSLMKDRPELTKKVVQISGSSEQAERAQSLLQVFVLSTQDATPS from the exons ATGGAAGAAATCAGAGCACACGAAGTGAAAG CATACTGTTCCCAGCCTCATCATGAGATCAGGAAGCAAGCTTGCTCAGATCAGCGACGTAACATTGCATGcaga ATGTCAGGGGCTACTGTCAGCCTCATGAAAGATAGACCTGAGCTAACTAAAAAGGTGGTCCAAATATCCGGTAGTTCCGAGCAGGCTGAGAGAGCCCAGAGCCTTCTCCAGGTATTTGTTCTAAGCA CACAAGATGCCACACCAAGCTAA
- the LOC131229396 gene encoding uncharacterized protein LOC131229396 isoform X1, whose product MEEIRAHEVKGVDWIHLLAQWFDFQIHCSDDNRISDSLLLACVLVDFGGSFIMHTVPSLIMRSGSKLAQISDVTLHADTRCHTKLNLSYGCCKAEIL is encoded by the exons ATGGAAGAAATCAGAGCACACGAAGTGAAAG gtgttgatTGGATTCATCTGCTAGCACAATGGTTTGATTTTCAGATTCATTGCTCCGATGACAACCGGATATCAGATTCATTGCTCCTTGCGTGTGTACTAGTTGATTTTGGAGGTTCTTTTATAATG CATACTGTTCCCAGCCTCATCATGAGATCAGGAAGCAAGCTTGCTCAGATCAGCGACGTAACATTGCATGcaga CACAAGATGCCACACCAAGCTAAATCTAAGCTATGGGTGTTGTAAAGCCGAGATCTTGTAA